A stretch of the Drosophila sulfurigaster albostrigata strain 15112-1811.04 chromosome 2L, ASM2355843v2, whole genome shotgun sequence genome encodes the following:
- the LOC133843257 gene encoding ficolin-1-like isoform X2, whose translation MNSIIKPCENVISLLESGNNKINQQISKQNSTCWNSVSELQHENTKLNSQLQNITTDIKYLESQLNQCQKSKEDMQKDIQNQKIIQNELNNCKNYSSLIENQLRVTQLNLTDLQDELTKIQKKTVRILPKSCLNLSPGIQEIQLPNNKSCNVLCDDDGWMIIQRRINGEQNFDKNWQEYVDGFGYLDGDFWFGLENLHLLTSSDRHQLNIIMTIYGCTSFVEYDDFRVGNSDSLYELESLGTFIKGSKKYPFNINSLKAKVNTKFSTYDKKNNPNAYENCAENGMGGWWYSKYCRNSNLNAPYNREMVWFYKTVTSATMKIRPYSNEY comes from the exons atgaattcaattataaaaccttgtgaaaatgtaatttcattgCTGGAGTCGGGAAACAATAAGA TTAATCagcaaatttcaaaacaaaactcaacgTGCTGGAATTCTGTGAGCGAACTACAGCATGAAAACACAAAGTTAAATTCACAGCTTCAGAACATTACAACGGATATAAAATATCTAGAAAGTCAACTCA ACCAATGTCAAAAGAGTAAAGAAGATATGCAAAAAGATATTCAGAATCAAAAAATAATCCAAAATGAGCTAA atAACTGTAAAAACTACAGTTCACTCATTGAAAATCAGCTAAGAGTCACTCAACTGAATTTGACAGATTTACAAGACGAGTTGACGAAGATTCAAAAGAAGACCGTAAGAATTCTACCAAAGtcttgtttaaatttaagtcCTGGTATTCAAGAGATACAACttccaaataataaaagttgtaATGTTCtttgtgatgatgatggttGGATGATCATTCAGCGTCGAATTAATGGAGaacaaaattttgataaaaactGGCAAGAATACGTGGATGGATTCGGATACTTGGATGGGGACTTTTGGTTTGGATTGGAAAACCTGCATCTGTTGACAAGTTCAGATCGTCACCAGCTAAACATTATAATGACAATATATGGGTGTACAAGTTTTGTTGAATATGACGACTTTCGTGTAGGCAATTCAGATTCTCTATACGAATTGGAGTCATTAGGAACATTTATAAAGGGAAGCAAGAAATATCCATTTAACATAAATTCGTTAAAAGCGAAAGTAAATACGAAATTTTCAAcatatgataaaaaaaataatccaAATGCTTATGAAAATTGCGCTGAAAATGGCATGGGTGGCTGGTGGTATTCTAAATACTGTAGGAACAG CAACTTAAACGCGCCATACAATCGCGAAATGGTTTGGTTTTATAAAACAGTAACTTCCGCAACTATGAAAATTCGCCCATACTCTAATGAGTATTAA
- the LOC133843257 gene encoding angiopoietin-related protein 3-like isoform X1, which translates to MNSIIKPCENVISLLESGNNKINQQISKQNSTCWNSVSELQHENTKLNSQLQNITTDIKYLESQLTDCKLNNTNFAKYNHDQQRLLDQCQKSKEDMQKDIQNQKIIQNELNNCKNYSSLIENQLRVTQLNLTDLQDELTKIQKKTVRILPKSCLNLSPGIQEIQLPNNKSCNVLCDDDGWMIIQRRINGEQNFDKNWQEYVDGFGYLDGDFWFGLENLHLLTSSDRHQLNIIMTIYGCTSFVEYDDFRVGNSDSLYELESLGTFIKGSKKYPFNINSLKAKVNTKFSTYDKKNNPNAYENCAENGMGGWWYSKYCRNSNLNAPYNREMVWFYKTVTSATMKIRPYSNEY; encoded by the exons atgaattcaattataaaaccttgtgaaaatgtaatttcattgCTGGAGTCGGGAAACAATAAGA TTAATCagcaaatttcaaaacaaaactcaacgTGCTGGAATTCTGTGAGCGAACTACAGCATGAAAACACAAAGTTAAATTCACAGCTTCAGAACATTACAACGGATATAAAATATCTAGAAAGTCAACTCA ctGATTGTAAATTAAACAACACTAATTTTGCCAAATATAATCATGATCAACAAAGATTATTAG ACCAATGTCAAAAGAGTAAAGAAGATATGCAAAAAGATATTCAGAATCAAAAAATAATCCAAAATGAGCTAA atAACTGTAAAAACTACAGTTCACTCATTGAAAATCAGCTAAGAGTCACTCAACTGAATTTGACAGATTTACAAGACGAGTTGACGAAGATTCAAAAGAAGACCGTAAGAATTCTACCAAAGtcttgtttaaatttaagtcCTGGTATTCAAGAGATACAACttccaaataataaaagttgtaATGTTCtttgtgatgatgatggttGGATGATCATTCAGCGTCGAATTAATGGAGaacaaaattttgataaaaactGGCAAGAATACGTGGATGGATTCGGATACTTGGATGGGGACTTTTGGTTTGGATTGGAAAACCTGCATCTGTTGACAAGTTCAGATCGTCACCAGCTAAACATTATAATGACAATATATGGGTGTACAAGTTTTGTTGAATATGACGACTTTCGTGTAGGCAATTCAGATTCTCTATACGAATTGGAGTCATTAGGAACATTTATAAAGGGAAGCAAGAAATATCCATTTAACATAAATTCGTTAAAAGCGAAAGTAAATACGAAATTTTCAAcatatgataaaaaaaataatccaAATGCTTATGAAAATTGCGCTGAAAATGGCATGGGTGGCTGGTGGTATTCTAAATACTGTAGGAACAG CAACTTAAACGCGCCATACAATCGCGAAATGGTTTGGTTTTATAAAACAGTAACTTCCGCAACTATGAAAATTCGCCCATACTCTAATGAGTATTAA